The Halococcus sediminicola genome includes a region encoding these proteins:
- a CDS encoding TrmB family transcriptional regulator, giving the protein MTVLGELGLSSYEEKVYRTLLVTGSVTAAELSDTSGVPKGRIYDVVNGLEARNLIWRQSSDPNRYAAVQPESVVD; this is encoded by the coding sequence ATGACGGTACTGGGCGAACTTGGGCTCTCAAGTTACGAGGAGAAGGTTTATCGGACGCTTCTGGTCACCGGATCAGTAACCGCGGCTGAGCTCTCCGATACAAGTGGTGTTCCAAAAGGCCGTATTTACGACGTGGTGAACGGACTCGAGGCTCGAAATCTGATTTGGCGGCAGTCAAGTGATCCAAACCGGTATGCTGCCGTACAGCCAGAATCCGTCGTCGACC
- a CDS encoding IS4 family transposase produces the protein MQLPPDSVIEERLVKTFPNTRLRELARATGLIQRESGKLKADALFWSLAIGFLSGNYRTLEEFRQEYIDTFGGSLEYSSFHEWFMPSLCEFLREVLQRALEDLEHENDRLQGRFEQFREVFIADMTVITLYQSLFETFPGYGDDHAGAKLHVVEAVSSGLPAEFSITDARTHEFTQLSTGPWVENALLLFDQAYFDYRTMDLIDTNGGWFLTRLKPNANPEITAELRKWRGDAISLEGKQVQNILDDLHRDVIDVDGEVGFKRRIYNGTRSRAVETFRVVGVWNDEEERYHLYITNLPAENYCAADIAKLYQARWEVELLFRELKTTYGLDELNSGKPEVVEALILIGLLSLVVSRTLRELFIEIIEEQQDDDSDDVEASSLLPRERWARAFGRRSDRILRRVAKRLGYEPPKLVKSLLNDALNPNAHRISLLDEVQHEPFAADLA, from the coding sequence ATGCAGCTTCCACCGGATTCGGTAATCGAGGAACGGTTGGTGAAGACGTTTCCGAACACCCGGCTGCGCGAGCTTGCTCGCGCAACCGGGCTGATCCAACGCGAGAGCGGGAAACTGAAAGCTGACGCTCTTTTCTGGTCGCTCGCTATTGGCTTCCTCTCTGGCAACTACAGAACTCTCGAAGAGTTCCGGCAGGAGTACATCGACACCTTCGGCGGGTCGCTCGAATACTCCTCCTTCCACGAGTGGTTCATGCCTTCTCTCTGTGAGTTCCTTCGAGAGGTCCTCCAGCGCGCGCTGGAGGACCTCGAACACGAGAATGACCGTCTTCAGGGTCGCTTCGAGCAGTTCCGTGAGGTCTTCATCGCCGATATGACCGTCATTACGCTGTATCAGTCGTTATTCGAGACGTTTCCCGGCTATGGCGACGACCACGCTGGAGCGAAGCTCCACGTGGTCGAAGCCGTTAGTAGCGGCCTCCCGGCTGAATTCAGCATCACTGACGCGCGCACGCACGAGTTCACGCAACTCTCCACTGGACCGTGGGTAGAGAACGCGTTGCTGCTGTTCGATCAGGCCTACTTCGATTACCGGACGATGGACCTGATCGACACCAACGGCGGCTGGTTCCTCACGCGGCTCAAACCCAACGCAAACCCGGAAATAACGGCTGAACTCAGGAAATGGCGTGGCGACGCCATTTCCCTCGAAGGCAAGCAGGTGCAGAATATCCTCGACGATCTTCACCGCGACGTCATCGACGTCGACGGTGAAGTGGGGTTCAAACGTCGCATCTACAACGGCACGCGGAGCCGTGCCGTTGAGACATTCCGTGTCGTCGGCGTTTGGAACGACGAGGAGGAGCGCTACCACCTCTACATCACGAATCTGCCCGCAGAAAATTACTGCGCGGCTGATATAGCGAAGCTCTATCAGGCGCGCTGGGAGGTGGAGCTTCTATTTCGGGAACTCAAGACCACGTATGGACTCGACGAGCTCAACTCGGGAAAACCGGAGGTAGTGGAAGCGTTGATCTTGATCGGGCTGCTTTCGTTGGTGGTAAGCCGCACTCTGAGAGAGCTGTTCATCGAGATCATCGAGGAACAGCAGGATGACGACAGCGACGACGTTGAAGCGTCGTCGCTTCTTCCTCGGGAGCGGTGGGCACGGGCGTTCGGTCGGCGAAGTGACCGGATTCTCCGCCGAGTCGCCAAGCGACTCGGCTACGAACCGCCGAAGTTGGTCAAATCACTGCTCAACGATGCGTTGAATCCGAACGCGCACCGCATCTCGTTGCTCGACGAGGTGCAGCACGAACCGTTCGCCGCTGATCTCGCGTAA
- a CDS encoding PqqD family protein, whose protein sequence is MSGQSQSVTPIRTTEDWNCEHVDGNPSVTIQRPRRPRNRVDKLFFDLFDTPTERELELDSVGSVVWCHCDGETTVAELADELAATVPEERIEPVGDTLSYFLAQLAELDLIRYSDA, encoded by the coding sequence ATGTCGGGCCAGTCTCAAAGCGTGACCCCAATCCGGACGACCGAGGATTGGAACTGTGAACACGTCGATGGTAACCCCAGCGTGACGATCCAGCGGCCGCGCCGGCCGCGGAACCGCGTCGACAAGTTGTTCTTTGACTTGTTCGACACACCGACCGAACGCGAACTTGAACTCGATTCGGTCGGCAGTGTCGTCTGGTGTCACTGCGACGGCGAGACCACGGTGGCCGAGCTCGCCGACGAACTCGCCGCGACCGTCCCCGAAGAGCGCATCGAGCCCGTCGGCGACACCCTGTCGTACTTTTTGGCACAGCTGGCAGAGCTCGATCTGATTCGGTACTCGGACGCCTGA